Proteins encoded together in one Canis aureus isolate CA01 chromosome 21, VMU_Caureus_v.1.0, whole genome shotgun sequence window:
- the LOC144292643 gene encoding olfactory receptor 5T2 yields MKNVTEVTTFVLKGFTDKLELQIILFFLFLTIYVFTLMGNLGLVALVIGDSRLHNPMYYFLSVLSSVDACYSSVITPNMLVDFMSKNKVISFLGCAAQMFLAVTFGTTECFLLAAMAYDRYVAIYNPLLYSVSMSPRVYVPLIIASYVGGILHASVHTVATFSLSFCASNEIRHVFCDIPPLLAISCSDTHTNQLLLFYFAGSIEITTILVVLISYGFIVLVILRMHSAEGRRKIFSTCGSHLTGVSIFHGTVLFMYVRPSSSYALDHDMIVSIFYTIVIPMLNPIIYSLRNKDVKDAMQKVFRKN; encoded by the coding sequence ATGAAAAATGTCACTGAAGTTACTACGTTTGTACTAAAGGGCTTCACAGACAAACTTGAGCTACAAATCATCTTATTCTTCCTGTTTCTAACAATCTATGTCTTTACTCTGATGGGAAATTTAGGACTGGTTGCATTGGTCATTGGGGATTCCCGGCTCCACAACCCCATGTACTATTTTCTGAGTGTATTATCATCTGTGGATGCCTGCTATTCTTCAGTAATTACTCCAAATATGCTAGTAGATTTTATGTCAAAGAATAAAGTCATTTCATTCCTTGGATGTGCAGCACAGATGTTTCTCGCTGTTACTTTTGGGACCACAGAATGCTTTCTCTTGGCCGCCATGGCTTATGATCGCTATGTAGCAATCTACAACCCTCTCCTATATTCTGTGAGCATGTCGCCCAGAGTCTATGTGCCACTCATCATTGCTTCCTATGTTGGTGGCATTTTGCATGCTTCTGTACACACAGTGGCCACGTTCAGCCTATCCTTCTGTGCTTCCAATGAAATTAGACATGTCTTTTGTGACATCCCTCCActacttgctatttcttgttcTGACACCCACACAAACCAGCTACTGCTCTTCTATTTTGCGGGATCTATTGAGATAACTACTATACTGGTAGTCCTGATCTCCTATGGTTTCATTGTCTTGGTAATTCTGAGGATGCATTCTGCTGAAGGCAGACGAAAAATCTTTTCTACATGTGGCTCTCACTTAACTGGAGTGTCAATCTTTCATGGTACAGTTCTCTTCATGTATGTGAGACCAAGTTCCAGCTATGCCCTGGACCATGACATGATAGTGTCAATATTTTACACGATTGTGATTCCCATGCTGAATCCTATCATCTATAGTTTGAGGAACAAAGATGTAAAAGATGCAATGCAGAAAGTGTTTAGGAAAAATTGA